The following nucleotide sequence is from Neokomagataea tanensis.
CAGTTTGAGGGCGAAGAACGGATCTTGGTGCCATCCCCCAAAGTCGCGACTTACGATCTACAGCCCGAAATGTCTGCACCGGAACTGACAGAAAAAGTCGTTGCAGCCATTGATTCCGGCAAATTCGACCTGATCGTCCTGAACTTCGCAAATCCCGACATGGTTGGCCACACTGGCTCCCTCCCCGCCGCCATTAAAGCCTGTGAAACCGTCGATACAGGTCTGGGCAAAATTGATGCCGCCATCCAGCGCGCAGGGGGAAGTTTGCTCGTCACAGCCGATCATGGGAACTGTGAAACCATGCGCGACCCGGAGACAGGCGGCCCACATACTGCCCATACGCTTAACATCGTGCCTGTTATTCTGGCCCATGCGGAAGGCCGCAAAATCCACGACGGCCGCCTTGCAGACCTCGCCCCTACCCTGCTGGCACTACTGGACATCGCCCAGCCAGAGGCTATGACCGGCGAATCCCTGATCACGACTGATCACCTTGAAACAGTCTAAAAACACCGTTCTTCGCGCTGTGCCCAGTTTTCGGTACCGCGTGAAGAAAAGCCTCATCTTGGGCTCACTCTTGTTAGGAGAAAGCGCTGCTTTCTCCTGCAGAGCACAGCCGCAGACGCACCACCATAAAACACAACACCAAGCAAAACACGCGGCCCAAGCAGCACCTTCACCCTCGGCTGGTCAAATTGCACTCAACCGCGCCATCGCCGCGCGCAAAGCTCTGGAAGAGAAAGAAAAGGCTGCCGCAGCCTCGATCGTGGCTCAGCAAACCGCAGCGCAAAACGCCCAAAGTACCGCTGAACGTGACAAAGCTAAAGCCAAAACCTACGCACAGCAAAGCCGCACCAAGCAAGCAGCCCTCAATACCACTCAGCGTCGCATCCAGGGACTAGAAGACAACATAAGCGCCCTGCAAATTCAGCAGACACACCTTCGCAGTTCCATTTCTTCGCAAAACCGTGCCTTGGCAACGTTCTTGCCTGTTTTGCTCCACGTTTCCCAAAGCCCTAATGCTGCGCTTTTTACTGCACCGCAATCAGCCCCTCATGCTGCCACAACCTTGGCTATCCTAGACGGCATGACACGCCTGACGCATAATCGCGCCAAAGCATTGCGCGACCAGCAAGCTCAGCTCAACACCCTGAACACATCCCTCACAGACAAAGAGAGCGAACTCAACACACTCCGTCGCTCACAATCAGAGCAAGCCCGCATTGCCGCAACGCACTCGCGCCATGCCGCCCTCGAATCTGCTCACTCCATGCAATCAGCGGCAGACGCACAAAAAAGCCTCCGCGAAGCAAAACAGGAAGCTGCGGCATTAAGCGATGCTGTCGCCGCCCTTGCCGTGCAGGAATCCCGCGCCCGTGCTGCCCTTGAAGAGGAAGCCCGCCGCCTAGCCCGCGCCCACAAGCTGGCGCTTGCAAAAGCGGCACAAGACCGGGCCAAAACGCTTTCCCCCGGTGAAGCGCCTCACGCCGGCAGCGGTCACGCTCCTGTCTCCGGCCCCATCGTCACGTCTTGGGGACAAGAAACCGAATCTGGCCCCGCCACCGGCGTGACCTATGCCCCCGCACCTCTTTCTGCGGTACATGCCCCCTGCTCAGGGCGGGTAGAGTTTGCTGGTCCCTTTCGTTCGTTTGGGAACATGCTGATTCTGCATTGTGGCAGCGACTACCGCTTCGTACTCGCTGGATTGGGTTCTCTCTCCGTCGGTACAGGAAGCACAGTCAAACAAGCTGCAACTTTAGGCCAGATGCCTTCAGAGAGCCCACGCCTCTTTGTACAATTGCACAAAGAGACCCACACGATCAGTCCCGTTCCGTTCTTATAACAACTGCCCGGTTTGCGGATTGCGTGAGACGCGATACAGTCCTTTAACACTTCAACAAGTTTTCCCGGGTTATACGTCCGCACGATGCGCGCGGAAACGACGCAAGGCCCAAGACTGGAGATTACATGACGTTCCGAAAAGGCATGCTGTTAGGCACCGCATTCTTCGCCGGTGCTGTTCTTGGCCCAAGCGCATTACACACCTTCAGCCACATCACCAGCCTTCCTTCTGCTTTCGCACGCGACACATCATCGCATGACAACAGCGCCGAGACTGTGCGTCTACTCACACTCTTCGGGACAGTCATGGATGTCGTGAAGTCCGAGTATGTGCACCCCGTGTCGGACAAAGACCTCATCAATAACGCACTCGACGGCATGGTCGGAAATCTGGACCCGCATTCGTCTTTCATGACGGCGAGCCAGTTTAAAGACATGCAAACAGAAATTTCGGGCAAATTCGGCGGCCTGGGCCTTCAAGTCCAAGACGAGTCAGGACACGTGCGCGTTGTCTCCCCCATTGACGATACACCCGCCGCCAAAGCCGGTATCCAACCCGGCGATTTTATTACGATGGTGGATCATAAAAGTATTGATGGCCTGACATTGGACCAAGCCGTACGCAAAATGCGCGGCGATCCGGGCACAAGCATCAACCTAACCATCGTGCGCCCCAAGACCGGCAAAACTCTTAACTTTGACTTGAAGCGGGAAATCATCCACGTACAGATCGTACGCTCCGCACTATACGGCAACACGGCATATCTTCGCCTTACCGAGTTCGATGATGACCTCGAAACGGCAATGCATGCCGCATACCGCAAGCTGGAAGCCGACGCCAAAGCACATGCACCGGGCGGAAAAATTACCGGCGTCATCTTGGATCTTCGCTCTAACCCTGGCGGGAAGTTGGACCAAGCCATCGCGGTCTCAGACGACTTTATAAAAGATGGTGAAATTGTCTCCATCCGCGGCCGTCACCCCGAGAACAACCAACGTTGGGATGCACGCGGAACAGATATTACCGGTGGCCTGCCAATTATTGTTCTTACCAATGGTGGCTCGGCCTCAGCCAGTGAAATTGTGTCTGGCGCGCTGAAAGATCACCGCCGCGCCATCATCCTTGGTGAGAAAACCTTCGGTAAAGGGTCAGTCCAAACTCTCATCCCAGTAGGGGATCAAGGGGCGATACGCCTCACCACGGCACGCTACTACACACCATCAGGTCGCTCCATTCAGGGCCTTGGCATCACACCTGATATCCCCGTGGCAGAAACCCACGAGGACGATAACTTTGAGTACCGTGAAGCCGATCTCTCACATATCCTCACCAATATTGGCGGCAACCGAACCACAGCACAGCCGCGGACAGATCTCCCGCCAATTGCAAAATCCATCCCAAAAGCACCGCCCGCTAATTGGCCCAACTTTGACCCCGCTAAACCCGCAACGGACTTCCAGTTACAGCAAGCTTTGAAAGTTCTGAGTGCAATGACGGGTTCGGCGGTCCCAACCCAACTCAACGTCGCGACAGCACCTGAAAAACATGAGGACACACCTCATAAAAGCGCCGCTCATTAAACCCTGATATGCCAGAGCAGACCGGCCCCCACTCTCCACGGAAGACATCCCTTTGGGGACGTCTTCCTTTTATGGGGCGGTTGCTCGTGTTTTTTTGGGCCGTCATACTACTTGGCTCCGCAGCAATTGCATTCGCGTTAAGCCACACAGCACCAACACCAGCTGCGCCTAAGTCCCTTGCAAAATTGCCTTTGAACCGTTCAACCCAACCACCACTCCCCCCGCCATCAGTCCCCTCTGAGCGCCACAGCCCGCAAATATCTCCGCTGGAAACCGCCCGACAAGAAAGGCGCATTCCGCTTTCTATTCTACTCGGCGGTTACGGTTACAGCTTGGAGCTTAGCCAAAAAACGCGGGAGCGCCTGCCTTCAGCCATTGCGTTTGGTGTATCTCCCTATCTCAACACATTGGCCAACATCACCACTGAAGCGCACACCGCACAGCACGAACTTTACATGACCCTGCCCATGCGCAGCCTAGATGCTGAACATACGGACACAGGCGCACAAACTCTGGGAACGGGAGAAAGCCCAGCCCATGAAGAGCAAAAGCTGACATGGTGGTTAAACCGTACACACAACATCGCAGGTATGACCGATGTAACAAGTTACGGCTGCTCACAGACGGATAGCGCGTATCTACAATCTCAAGAATTTCATGACATTGCACAAACCATAGCCCGCCACGGTCTGCTTTACCTGAGCGGACAAAAATTCCCCGCCCGGCCCATTAATGGAATGACCGCAACGCTGTGCTTAAATGGTGACGCCAGTCCTGAAACACTTGCACAAAGTTACGCGGCTTTAGAGCAGACACTCTACCCCAGCGGGGCTATTCTGCTTGTCGTAACGCCATTAACACCTGCAGTTTTAGAAAGTCTGTCCCTATGGCTACAAAGCCCGGCGGCCTCTCACTTTCTTCTTATGCCCCCCTCCGCACTGGCAGACACGCCACCGCAATAAGCTTTCCTCATGAGGGACATCATGACTAATCACTCAGACCTTCCATATCGCCGCAATGTTGGCATCGCTCTTTTCAATGCAAAAGGCGAACTTTTCGTTGCGCAGCGCAGTGATTTACCCGGCGCTGTATGGCAATGCCCTCAAGGCGGGATCGACGATCAAGAAGACCCCGAGACTGCCGCCCTGCGTGAATTATGGGAAGAAACCGGCTGCAACAAGGCAACGCTGCTTGGTGCAAAAGAAGAATGGATCAGCTACGATTTACCCGCCGAGTTGATTGGTAAGGCCTTCAAAGGCCGGTATCGCGGCCAAACACAAAAATGGTTCGTATTTGGCTTTGACGGCACAGATGCGGACATCAAACTAGACCTCCACGACCCTGCTGAATTCAACGACTGGGCGTGGCTGCCCCCGCTCGAACTATTGGAGCGCAATCTGGGTTTTAAGGCAGAGCTTTATGAAAAACTGCTGCCAGAATTAGCCCGTATATTTCAGGACGCTTCAAGCAACTGGCTGCGTACCAAACGCGCGTAAAGGCCATCACGCCGGATGAGTTCGGCATGCTTACCCGTTTCCACAACCTGCCCCTTTTCTAAAACGACAATCTTGTCGGCCGCTTGCACCGTCGAAAGACGGTGCGCAACGATCAGCGTCGTCCGGCCTGAACGCAGGGTGGCGAGCGCTTGCTGCACGCGGGCCTCACTGTCAGAATCGAGAGCACTTGTCGCTTCATCCAGCAACAAAACCCTCGGGTCCCGCAGCAAAGCCCGGGCAAGCGCAACACGCTGACGCTGCCCACCCGAGAGACGCTGCCCACCGGGGCCAACCCTTGTTTCTAATCCTTCGGGCAAATTATCAACGAAATCAATCGCCGCCATGCTGCATGCCCGTTCAACGTCTTCACGGGTTGCCGATGGACGTCCGACCCAAATATTCTCCAGCAAGGAGACGTCGAACAACGTTGTATCCTGACTGACGAAAGCAATTGAATCGCGCAGCGAAGCCAACGTCACATCCCGCAAATCTTCACCTTCAAGTGTGATTTTACCTGCGCTGACATCGTGCAAGCGCGGAATGAGAGACAGAGCCGTTGATTTACCGGCACCGCTCGGCCCAACCAAAGCAACGGTTTCCCCCGGCTCGACAGTAAAGGAAACACCGCGCAAGCCTTCACGCCCGTCCTCGTAACGATACGCCACGTCCGAGAAAGTCAGTCGCCCCCGCCCGGCAGGCACGACACCTGCGCCACTACGCTCCGCGACAGCTGGTGGTTCATCAATGACGGCAAAACTACGCGCGAGCCCTGCAAGCCCCTCCTGCAAAGCCGTGTTTAAGGAGCCTAAAGCACGAATAGGCCGAGCGGCTGTGAGCAACGCTGTAATAAAGGCCGTGAAGTCCCCCAAGGTAGCGCCACCCATTGCCGCACGCCACCCTGCAAAACCCAGCACAACCGCCACTGCGGAACCCCCAAGCACTTCCAGCACTGGGTCTACTCGCGCGCGGCCCTTCGCTATGCGCAAAAATGCTAAATGCAGCAGCGATAAGGAATGATCAACGCGCTCCTGCTCGCGCTCCTCCATACGATAAATACGCACTTGGCGCGCCAGAGCAAAACTCTCGTTTAACAGAGCGGACGTCGCACCGATCTGCTCCTGCATACCCCCGGAAGCACGGCGAATACGCTTACCTAATTTTTGGATAGGCACCACAGCGATAGGATACAAAACCAGCGCAATCAGGCTGAGCTCCCAATCAGCCCAAATCATGGCCGCAACCAAGCCAAAGACCGTAACGCCATCACCGAGTGCATTCACCGCGCGGACCATTGCCTCGCGAATAGAAATTGCATCGGTAGTAAAACGCGTAGCCCACTGCGCAGGCGCATCGCGCTCAATACGGGCGATGTCAGTGCGCAACGTATGCGCAAACATACGCGCTTGAAGCCCGCGAATAACCGTCAGAATCAGGCTTTGAACTGCTACCGTCTGGCCGTATTGGGAGGCTGCTTTCAGCCCTGTCACCAAAACCACAAGGGCTGGAACCTGATACAAAATTCTCGGATCGTGCGCCGCAAACATATCCACGGCACGCTTAATGACCACCGGGTACAAAGCCGTAAGCCCCGCCATGAGAACCGTCAGCACAAGCACAGAGGCAATCTGCCGACCGTGGTGGCGCATTTCATCGTACCAGATACGGCGAATAAGATGCTTGCTGTTTGTATCGAGAGCTGATTTTGCGTTCATGGCCACCGCTTTAGCAGGCATTACTCAAAGCACGAAATTCCGCGTTGCTTCTGATTGTAAATAAGACAGACATTCTGCGCTGTCGGGTCTGCACCCTTGGGACAGCCACCAAACTTGCCCGGCCCTCAGCCATGCCCCCATCGCAGGGCCCGGTTCAATTCCCGCCTGCCGCGCATCTTGGCCTGAAAGAGGGAAAACAGGTTGCGGCAATGCCGCCAAACGCTCCCTTAAATTGTCCCAACTCTCTATTTTACCAACATTCTGCGCGGCCTGAATCAACCACGCCCGCCCTTGCAAAATGGCGCTATCCTGCAAAAAACGCGCCCGGCGCAACGCATCGTCATCCATCTCCGGGCTAAGCTCGGGCTGCGATTCGTCCATACGCTTCAGGTACAATTTATCTGCGTTGGAAAACTTTAAGTTTTGGGCTAACCCCTCTGCCTGTGCAGCAAAAAATGCCTTTAAGCGTAATAGGCCATTTGCTGGCGCACCCGTCCTCAACAATGCCTCCAAACGGGCAAGCCCCGACTGCACATCAAAGGACGAAACATCAGGAATTCCGCATTCTGCCAGCACCCCCGCCTGAGCCATGATCTTCACAATGCGTAAGACATCAGGCCCGGCTAGGATTTTCAGCAATTCGGAAGCAATACGCTCAACCGACAAATTACCGACAAGCTGTGCACGCGCTTTAATAGCAGAAAGTGCTTCGTCATCCGCGTCTCCCGCGCCATAGCGGGCCTCAAAGCGGAAAAACCGAAGAGAGCGCAACGCGTCTTCCTTGATCCTCTGGGCTGCATCCCCGACAAAACGCACGCGTTTCGCTATCAGGTCCTCTTGCCCGCCAAAATAATCATGCAGAATATCATGCTGATCGAGCGACATGGCGTTGATTGTAAAATCCCGCCGTGCAGCGTCTTCTGCCCAGTCAGACGTCCATTCTACTATTGCGTGCCGACCGTCTGTCTCCGCATCCCGCCTCAAGGTCGTAATTTCATAAGGCGTATGCTGAATAACCGCTGTAACTGTCCCGTGCTCAAGCCCGGTAGGCACAGCGCGAATATCCGCCGCTTTTAAAAGGCCTAAAACACGTTCGGGTGGCTCAGGTGTTGCAAGGTCAAAATCGTGCAATGTTCTCCCGCAGAGCAAGTCCCTGACGCACCCTCCAACAAGGCGCGCCTCAGGCAAAACAGCCCAGATTTGGGCCAATCCTGCACAGCCGCCTGTTTCTCGCGGGAGTTTCTCTAATAAACCTGACACGTGCTTCATGTCCTAGCCACTTACTCCAACCTTACAAAGCCGATTTGCTGACCGTTATACTGGGCGTGACAATGGGAAAAAGTGGTCCCGGCTCCAAACCCCAAGACAAGGTTGGCCGTTAACGTGCCCCGGCACGGCCAGTGCAGCCAGCTCAAAGTAAACCGAGCGGCTTATGCGCGCACGAATGGGGTGTTTGCCCTCCCCGTCCCGAACATGCAGATAAGGTACAGCCGCGCACTCGCTGTCCGGACGGTCCCAATCGCACATGATCGGGTGGTCTGCCCCAATGCAAATCAGTTCGTCCATATTCGTACGCATGCACAGTGTTTGCTGCCGCCCACAGCAGCCCTTGAAGTCCAGCTGCGTGACAATGAAGGGCGCGTCTTCGACTTCAATCAACCCCTCTTCCATAGGGTTGCGCAGCCAATAACGCCCCTCAGCATCGCGTACGAGCATGGACGAGAAAAGACACAACATTGCCTTACGCTTCACTGGCGAGCCACGATAAACCCACGTGCCATCCCTGCGAATAACAAAAGGCAAACGCCTTGCCGTACAGGCCTGTGAATCAGCTGATGCTGTCTTGGACGCATGTTCCAACGTCATATGCTCTAACCCTGCGGCAACCGGACGCTCAAAACTGTCGTTACCAACCAATTTTTCCTCCGATCATCCCTAAAAAATTCCTTCTAATCCCAACTTGGGTGCAATCGAGCCTTGATGAAACCCCCACACCTGTCACACTAGCGGGATGAGCGAACAAAACGATGCCACTTCTGCGATGCACCCTGCCATGAATGCTTCCTCTCATACGCCCCCTACTGCGTCCTCCAGCGACATCACCCAACATGTCGAAACACTGGCGCCGCGCATTGCGGCAGCGCAATCCGCAATCAGCGACATTGTTTTGGGCCAAGAAAAGGTCATTGAGCAGGTCCTGATCACAATCCTCTCTGGAGGTCACGCCCTTTTGATGGGTGCCCCAGGCCTCGGCAAAACGCTTCTGGTCAACACCGCCTCTACAGTCCTAGGCCTGAATGCCAGCCGTATTCAGTTTACGCCAGACCTTATGCCGTCTGATATTACAGGCGCAGAAATTTTGGAGCAGGACGCAGAAGGGCGGCGTAGCTTTCGCTTTCTACCCGGTCCAATCTTTGGACAACTCGTTCTCGCTGACGAAATAAACCGCGCCAGTCCCCGCACTCAATCAGCCCTGCTACAAGCAATGGCCGAGCACTACATCACACAAGCTGGCAAAAATTACCCTTTACCCAAGCCTTTCCACGTTCTCGCCACCCAAAACCCGGTCGAACAAGAAGGCACTTACCCTTTGCCCGAAGCACAGCTAGACCGCTTCATGCTTCGTATTACGCTGGACTACCCACCACGCGACGCAGAACGCTTAATGCTCCTGCAAACAACTGGGGCCGTCCAAAAGCAGGCTGAACAGATTTTCACAATGAACGACCTCATTTCCGCGCAGCAACTGGTACGCCAGTTACCCGTCGGGGACCGGATTGTGGACGCAATTCTTGCACTGATACGCAGCCTGCGGCCTGAAGACGCATCATCCTCACAAGCAACCCGTGACGCTATCACCTACGGCCCCGGCCCCCGCGCCGCACAAGCGCTTATGATTGCCACGCGCGCCCGCGCGCTACTGACTGGCCGCCTTTCCCCCAGCCTAGAAGACGTAGCAGCTTTAGCTGAACCGGTCTTGGCCCACCGTATCGGTCTTGATTTTAGCGCCAGAGCCCGTGGAGCGGATATCTCAGCACTGGTCCGCCAACAAATCGAAGCGGTCCTTTAACTGTAAAGCCAGAAATTGAGCTATTGTGACGCCTCCAGCATTCTCCCGCTCGCATCGCGCATCTTTGCAGCAGCGCATCCGCCAATTACTGGGGATGCCTGCGCCGCAGAACGCAGAACAAAACGCTCCGCCAAGCACAGGCGCACATACGGCATATTCCAGCCCAAACACTAGCTTGGAGCCTCTCATCCTCGAGGCTTTAAGCTACGCAAACTCTCTGGATAATGGCGCTCATGGGCGTAGGCGGAGCGGAGCGGGAGATAATTTCTGGCAATTTCGTCCTTACCACCCGGGCGAACCTGCTTTTGCTATCGATTGGCGTCAATCCGCTCGTAGCCCAGTAGAAAATACTTTCTGGGTCCGTGAGCGGGAACACGACACCCCCCATAGTCTTGCTGTCTGGTGTGACGGCTCCCCCTCTATGCAATGGGCATCACTCAACACACTTTCTACCAAAAATCGTCGTGCCCAGCTTTGCGCACTTACACTCGCGGCCGCTGCCCTGAAAGCGGGAGAGCGGATAATCCCGCTTGCCAGCGGTCATAGCAACCGCAGCTTAGCTGGCCACACCGCGCTACCACAGCTTGCCGCTGCTTTAAACGACACAACAGCTAACGCCTCACCACCCGATCTGAGCGGGCTGCCTCGCGGCGCATCTGCCCTCATCATCAGTGACTTTCTGTGGGAACAACAAGACTTCAAGCAATGGTGCAAAGAAAACGCCCATTTTGCAGGACGGCTGACTTTACTCTGTGTCCTTGATCCCGCTGAACGCAACCTGCACGAGCGTGGACGGGTCCGCTTTGAAGGCTTGGAAGGCGGAACCCTTACTCTGCCCGCTCTAGAAAGTCTTGCCGCGTCCTACGGCGATGCCATGAAGGCCCACCTTGCTGCACTGCACGAAGCCGCTACAGCTATTAACGCGCAGCTCATACATCATAGCACTGACCA
It contains:
- a CDS encoding S41 family peptidase, which codes for MTFRKGMLLGTAFFAGAVLGPSALHTFSHITSLPSAFARDTSSHDNSAETVRLLTLFGTVMDVVKSEYVHPVSDKDLINNALDGMVGNLDPHSSFMTASQFKDMQTEISGKFGGLGLQVQDESGHVRVVSPIDDTPAAKAGIQPGDFITMVDHKSIDGLTLDQAVRKMRGDPGTSINLTIVRPKTGKTLNFDLKREIIHVQIVRSALYGNTAYLRLTEFDDDLETAMHAAYRKLEADAKAHAPGGKITGVILDLRSNPGGKLDQAIAVSDDFIKDGEIVSIRGRHPENNQRWDARGTDITGGLPIIVLTNGGSASASEIVSGALKDHRRAIILGEKTFGKGSVQTLIPVGDQGAIRLTTARYYTPSGRSIQGLGITPDIPVAETHEDDNFEYREADLSHILTNIGGNRTTAQPRTDLPPIAKSIPKAPPANWPNFDPAKPATDFQLQQALKVLSAMTGSAVPTQLNVATAPEKHEDTPHKSAAH
- a CDS encoding murein hydrolase activator EnvC family protein; the encoded protein is MKQSKNTVLRAVPSFRYRVKKSLILGSLLLGESAAFSCRAQPQTHHHKTQHQAKHAAQAAPSPSAGQIALNRAIAARKALEEKEKAAAASIVAQQTAAQNAQSTAERDKAKAKTYAQQSRTKQAALNTTQRRIQGLEDNISALQIQQTHLRSSISSQNRALATFLPVLLHVSQSPNAALFTAPQSAPHAATTLAILDGMTRLTHNRAKALRDQQAQLNTLNTSLTDKESELNTLRRSQSEQARIAATHSRHAALESAHSMQSAADAQKSLREAKQEAAALSDAVAALAVQESRARAALEEEARRLARAHKLALAKAAQDRAKTLSPGEAPHAGSGHAPVSGPIVTSWGQETESGPATGVTYAPAPLSAVHAPCSGRVEFAGPFRSFGNMLILHCGSDYRFVLAGLGSLSVGTGSTVKQAATLGQMPSESPRLFVQLHKETHTISPVPFL
- a CDS encoding divergent polysaccharide deacetylase family protein: MFFWAVILLGSAAIAFALSHTAPTPAAPKSLAKLPLNRSTQPPLPPPSVPSERHSPQISPLETARQERRIPLSILLGGYGYSLELSQKTRERLPSAIAFGVSPYLNTLANITTEAHTAQHELYMTLPMRSLDAEHTDTGAQTLGTGESPAHEEQKLTWWLNRTHNIAGMTDVTSYGCSQTDSAYLQSQEFHDIAQTIARHGLLYLSGQKFPARPINGMTATLCLNGDASPETLAQSYAALEQTLYPSGAILLVVTPLTPAVLESLSLWLQSPAASHFLLMPPSALADTPPQ
- a CDS encoding ABC transporter ATP-binding protein, yielding MNAKSALDTNSKHLIRRIWYDEMRHHGRQIASVLVLTVLMAGLTALYPVVIKRAVDMFAAHDPRILYQVPALVVLVTGLKAASQYGQTVAVQSLILTVIRGLQARMFAHTLRTDIARIERDAPAQWATRFTTDAISIREAMVRAVNALGDGVTVFGLVAAMIWADWELSLIALVLYPIAVVPIQKLGKRIRRASGGMQEQIGATSALLNESFALARQVRIYRMEEREQERVDHSLSLLHLAFLRIAKGRARVDPVLEVLGGSAVAVVLGFAGWRAAMGGATLGDFTAFITALLTAARPIRALGSLNTALQEGLAGLARSFAVIDEPPAVAERSGAGVVPAGRGRLTFSDVAYRYEDGREGLRGVSFTVEPGETVALVGPSGAGKSTALSLIPRLHDVSAGKITLEGEDLRDVTLASLRDSIAFVSQDTTLFDVSLLENIWVGRPSATREDVERACSMAAIDFVDNLPEGLETRVGPGGQRLSGGQRQRVALARALLRDPRVLLLDEATSALDSDSEARVQQALATLRSGRTTLIVAHRLSTVQAADKIVVLEKGQVVETGKHAELIRRDGLYARLVRSQLLEAS
- a CDS encoding CCA tRNA nucleotidyltransferase — protein: MKHVSGLLEKLPRETGGCAGLAQIWAVLPEARLVGGCVRDLLCGRTLHDFDLATPEPPERVLGLLKAADIRAVPTGLEHGTVTAVIQHTPYEITTLRRDAETDGRHAIVEWTSDWAEDAARRDFTINAMSLDQHDILHDYFGGQEDLIAKRVRFVGDAAQRIKEDALRSLRFFRFEARYGAGDADDEALSAIKARAQLVGNLSVERIASELLKILAGPDVLRIVKIMAQAGVLAECGIPDVSSFDVQSGLARLEALLRTGAPANGLLRLKAFFAAQAEGLAQNLKFSNADKLYLKRMDESQPELSPEMDDDALRRARFLQDSAILQGRAWLIQAAQNVGKIESWDNLRERLAALPQPVFPLSGQDARQAGIEPGPAMGAWLRAGQVWWLSQGCRPDSAECLSYLQSEATRNFVL
- a CDS encoding AAA family ATPase, translating into MSEQNDATSAMHPAMNASSHTPPTASSSDITQHVETLAPRIAAAQSAISDIVLGQEKVIEQVLITILSGGHALLMGAPGLGKTLLVNTASTVLGLNASRIQFTPDLMPSDITGAEILEQDAEGRRSFRFLPGPIFGQLVLADEINRASPRTQSALLQAMAEHYITQAGKNYPLPKPFHVLATQNPVEQEGTYPLPEAQLDRFMLRITLDYPPRDAERLMLLQTTGAVQKQAEQIFTMNDLISAQQLVRQLPVGDRIVDAILALIRSLRPEDASSSQATRDAITYGPGPRAAQALMIATRARALLTGRLSPSLEDVAALAEPVLAHRIGLDFSARARGADISALVRQQIEAVL
- a CDS encoding DUF58 domain-containing protein, which translates into the protein MTPPAFSRSHRASLQQRIRQLLGMPAPQNAEQNAPPSTGAHTAYSSPNTSLEPLILEALSYANSLDNGAHGRRRSGAGDNFWQFRPYHPGEPAFAIDWRQSARSPVENTFWVREREHDTPHSLAVWCDGSPSMQWASLNTLSTKNRRAQLCALTLAAAALKAGERIIPLASGHSNRSLAGHTALPQLAAALNDTTANASPPDLSGLPRGASALIISDFLWEQQDFKQWCKENAHFAGRLTLLCVLDPAERNLHERGRVRFEGLEGGTLTLPALESLAASYGDAMKAHLAALHEAATAINAQLIHHSTDQDPLPTLLDLHTALGGAR
- a CDS encoding DUF1285 domain-containing protein, which produces MTLEHASKTASADSQACTARRLPFVIRRDGTWVYRGSPVKRKAMLCLFSSMLVRDAEGRYWLRNPMEEGLIEVEDAPFIVTQLDFKGCCGRQQTLCMRTNMDELICIGADHPIMCDWDRPDSECAAVPYLHVRDGEGKHPIRARISRSVYFELAALAVPGHVNGQPCLGVWSRDHFFPLSRPV
- a CDS encoding RNA pyrophosphohydrolase — translated: MTNHSDLPYRRNVGIALFNAKGELFVAQRSDLPGAVWQCPQGGIDDQEDPETAALRELWEETGCNKATLLGAKEEWISYDLPAELIGKAFKGRYRGQTQKWFVFGFDGTDADIKLDLHDPAEFNDWAWLPPLELLERNLGFKAELYEKLLPELARIFQDASSNWLRTKRA